In the Wyeomyia smithii strain HCP4-BCI-WySm-NY-G18 chromosome 2, ASM2978416v1, whole genome shotgun sequence genome, one interval contains:
- the LOC129720682 gene encoding terminal nucleotidyltransferase 5C isoform X2 has product MKCGTLKVPDSHNQRIMDGYHVQIQDGSNGSYNHHNGTYQKHSHQQSHVQQQHHQMHHSHNHQHHQHQHIHAHQHHNSTVGYTTLSYAGSDAGFVSPPPSPRSNSSLVSCSSSSYSTASSSSVSSSSAVSSAASTSSGLSSAGSENGSSYENLDNSAQRLAVLSFEQVRKLNDVMNEPVAIHGRGNFPTLEVRLRDLVNIVREKLETDIASGGAGMTVKDIRLNGGAASHVLASEAQPYNDLDLIFAVEFSSNRHFDRVKSAVLSSLLDLLPEGVVRRRITQCSLKEAYVGKMVKVNNDGDRWSLISLGNSPGHKNVELKFVDTMRRQFEFSVDSFQIVLDSLLLFYDCTEKPMITENFYPTVVGESVYGDFQEALYHLQKKLISTRQPEEIRGGGLLKYCNLLVRQYIPVDPQKIKTLERYMCSRFFIDFPDIEQQRIKLESYLRNHFWGEVEEHLQYQYLMHLYEVVEQSTVCLMGHERRQTLMLIESLAMQVYYRDQQQNQATIITAASAIPQHATTLQLQPLQTQLSQMSLQPQPHSPVQQTVIHHHHAQTSPQTQTLQLQHPQAQPPPGGQVQPQPQTISLAPQPAGLLYANGIYYAPVIPTTLCTCNTTWLTT; this is encoded by the coding sequence TGTGGAACTTTGAAAGTTCCCGACTCCCACAACCAGCGGATCATGGACGGCTACCATGTGCAGATTCAGGACGGCAGTAACGGAAGCTACAACCACCACAACGGCACCTACCAGAAGCACAGCCATCAACAGTCACATGTCCAGCAGCAGCACCATCAGATGCACCATAGCCACAACCATCAGCACCACCAGCACCAACACATtcatgcccatcagcatcacaACAGCACCGTCGGCTATACGACGCTAAGCTATGCCGGTTCGGATGCGGGCTTCGTGTCACCTCCTCCGTCACCACGTTCCAATAGTTCGCTAGTGTCCTGCTCCTCCTCTTCCTACTCGACAGCTTCATCCTCTTCCGTTTCGTCGTCATCGGCCGTTTCGTCGGCAGCGTCCACCTCTTCCGGGCTGTCGTCAGCGGGCTCGGAGAATGGATCGTCCTATGAGAATCTGGACAATTCGGCCCAACGATTAGCGGTGTTGTCGTTCGAGCAGGTGAGGAAGCTGAACGATGTGATGAACGAACCGGTCGCGATCCATGGCCGTGGAAACTTTCCAACGCTGGAGGTTCGCCTAAGGGATCTGGTGAATATTGTGCGTGAAAAGTTGGAAACCGATATCGCTTCCGGTGGAGCCGGAATGACAGTGAAAGACATTCGGCTAAATGGAGGCGCTGCTAGTCACGTGCTGGCTTCGGAAGCACAGCCATAcaatgatttggacttgatctTCGCTGTAGAGTTTAGCTCAAACAGACACTTCGACCGAGTAAAGTCGGCTGTGTTGTCTTCACTGTTGGATCTGCTGCCGGAAGGTGTGGTGAGGAGGAGGATAACGCAGTGCTCACTGAAGGAAGCGTATGTTGGCAAGATGGTGAAGGTTAACAACGACGGTGACCGTTGGAGTTTGATCTCGCTCGGCAACTCGCCAGGGCACAAGAACGTCGAGCTGAAGTTTGTCGATACGATGCGTCGACAGTTCGAATTCAGCGTCGATTCGTTCCAAATTGTGCTGGACTCGCTACTGCTGTTCTACGATTGCACCGAGAAGCCCATGATTACCGAAAATTTCTATCCGACCGTGGTTGGGGAGTCGGTTTACGGCGATTTCCAGGAAGCTTTGTACCACTTACAGAAGAAGCTGATATCGACGAGGCAACCGGAGGAGATTCGTGGCGGAGGATTGCTCAAGTATTGCAACTTACTCGTGAGGCAATATATTCCCGTTGATCCTCAAAAGATTAAGACTTTGGAACGTTATATGTGCTCAAGGTTCTTTATTGATTTTCCGGACATCGAACAGCAGAGGATCAAGCTGGAGAGCTATCTGCGGAACCATTTCTGGGGCGAGGTGGAGGAACATCTGCAGTACCAGTACCTGATGCATTTATACGAGGTCGTAGAACAGAGTACGGTCTGCCTGATGGGTCACGAGCGTCGGCAAACGTTAATGCTGATCGAGTCGCTGGCGATGCAAGTCTACTACCGTGACCAGCAGCAGAACCAGGCTACAATTATTACCGCTGCGAGTGCGATACCACAGCACGCCACCACTCTACAACTGCAACCACTTCAGACTCAGCTCTCCCAGATGAGCTTACAACCTCAGCCACACTCCCCAGTACAGCAGACTGTCATCCACCATCACCACGCGCAGACTTCTCCTCAGACGCAAACCCTGCAGCTGCAGCATCCGCAGGCGCAACCTCCGCCAGGGGGACAAGTTCAACCGCAACCACAGACTATCTCTCTTGCACCGCAGCCCGCTGGTCTCCTCTATGCCAATGGAATCTACTACGCTCCAGTCATCCCAACGACGCTCTGCACATGCAACACGACATGGCTAACGACGTGA
- the LOC129720682 gene encoding terminal nucleotidyltransferase 5C isoform X1 has protein sequence MISAWINPYNEKCGTLKVPDSHNQRIMDGYHVQIQDGSNGSYNHHNGTYQKHSHQQSHVQQQHHQMHHSHNHQHHQHQHIHAHQHHNSTVGYTTLSYAGSDAGFVSPPPSPRSNSSLVSCSSSSYSTASSSSVSSSSAVSSAASTSSGLSSAGSENGSSYENLDNSAQRLAVLSFEQVRKLNDVMNEPVAIHGRGNFPTLEVRLRDLVNIVREKLETDIASGGAGMTVKDIRLNGGAASHVLASEAQPYNDLDLIFAVEFSSNRHFDRVKSAVLSSLLDLLPEGVVRRRITQCSLKEAYVGKMVKVNNDGDRWSLISLGNSPGHKNVELKFVDTMRRQFEFSVDSFQIVLDSLLLFYDCTEKPMITENFYPTVVGESVYGDFQEALYHLQKKLISTRQPEEIRGGGLLKYCNLLVRQYIPVDPQKIKTLERYMCSRFFIDFPDIEQQRIKLESYLRNHFWGEVEEHLQYQYLMHLYEVVEQSTVCLMGHERRQTLMLIESLAMQVYYRDQQQNQATIITAASAIPQHATTLQLQPLQTQLSQMSLQPQPHSPVQQTVIHHHHAQTSPQTQTLQLQHPQAQPPPGGQVQPQPQTISLAPQPAGLLYANGIYYAPVIPTTLCTCNTTWLTT, from the coding sequence TGTGGAACTTTGAAAGTTCCCGACTCCCACAACCAGCGGATCATGGACGGCTACCATGTGCAGATTCAGGACGGCAGTAACGGAAGCTACAACCACCACAACGGCACCTACCAGAAGCACAGCCATCAACAGTCACATGTCCAGCAGCAGCACCATCAGATGCACCATAGCCACAACCATCAGCACCACCAGCACCAACACATtcatgcccatcagcatcacaACAGCACCGTCGGCTATACGACGCTAAGCTATGCCGGTTCGGATGCGGGCTTCGTGTCACCTCCTCCGTCACCACGTTCCAATAGTTCGCTAGTGTCCTGCTCCTCCTCTTCCTACTCGACAGCTTCATCCTCTTCCGTTTCGTCGTCATCGGCCGTTTCGTCGGCAGCGTCCACCTCTTCCGGGCTGTCGTCAGCGGGCTCGGAGAATGGATCGTCCTATGAGAATCTGGACAATTCGGCCCAACGATTAGCGGTGTTGTCGTTCGAGCAGGTGAGGAAGCTGAACGATGTGATGAACGAACCGGTCGCGATCCATGGCCGTGGAAACTTTCCAACGCTGGAGGTTCGCCTAAGGGATCTGGTGAATATTGTGCGTGAAAAGTTGGAAACCGATATCGCTTCCGGTGGAGCCGGAATGACAGTGAAAGACATTCGGCTAAATGGAGGCGCTGCTAGTCACGTGCTGGCTTCGGAAGCACAGCCATAcaatgatttggacttgatctTCGCTGTAGAGTTTAGCTCAAACAGACACTTCGACCGAGTAAAGTCGGCTGTGTTGTCTTCACTGTTGGATCTGCTGCCGGAAGGTGTGGTGAGGAGGAGGATAACGCAGTGCTCACTGAAGGAAGCGTATGTTGGCAAGATGGTGAAGGTTAACAACGACGGTGACCGTTGGAGTTTGATCTCGCTCGGCAACTCGCCAGGGCACAAGAACGTCGAGCTGAAGTTTGTCGATACGATGCGTCGACAGTTCGAATTCAGCGTCGATTCGTTCCAAATTGTGCTGGACTCGCTACTGCTGTTCTACGATTGCACCGAGAAGCCCATGATTACCGAAAATTTCTATCCGACCGTGGTTGGGGAGTCGGTTTACGGCGATTTCCAGGAAGCTTTGTACCACTTACAGAAGAAGCTGATATCGACGAGGCAACCGGAGGAGATTCGTGGCGGAGGATTGCTCAAGTATTGCAACTTACTCGTGAGGCAATATATTCCCGTTGATCCTCAAAAGATTAAGACTTTGGAACGTTATATGTGCTCAAGGTTCTTTATTGATTTTCCGGACATCGAACAGCAGAGGATCAAGCTGGAGAGCTATCTGCGGAACCATTTCTGGGGCGAGGTGGAGGAACATCTGCAGTACCAGTACCTGATGCATTTATACGAGGTCGTAGAACAGAGTACGGTCTGCCTGATGGGTCACGAGCGTCGGCAAACGTTAATGCTGATCGAGTCGCTGGCGATGCAAGTCTACTACCGTGACCAGCAGCAGAACCAGGCTACAATTATTACCGCTGCGAGTGCGATACCACAGCACGCCACCACTCTACAACTGCAACCACTTCAGACTCAGCTCTCCCAGATGAGCTTACAACCTCAGCCACACTCCCCAGTACAGCAGACTGTCATCCACCATCACCACGCGCAGACTTCTCCTCAGACGCAAACCCTGCAGCTGCAGCATCCGCAGGCGCAACCTCCGCCAGGGGGACAAGTTCAACCGCAACCACAGACTATCTCTCTTGCACCGCAGCCCGCTGGTCTCCTCTATGCCAATGGAATCTACTACGCTCCAGTCATCCCAACGACGCTCTGCACATGCAACACGACATGGCTAACGACGTGA
- the LOC129720682 gene encoding terminal nucleotidyltransferase 5C isoform X3 — protein sequence MDGYHVQIQDGSNGSYNHHNGTYQKHSHQQSHVQQQHHQMHHSHNHQHHQHQHIHAHQHHNSTVGYTTLSYAGSDAGFVSPPPSPRSNSSLVSCSSSSYSTASSSSVSSSSAVSSAASTSSGLSSAGSENGSSYENLDNSAQRLAVLSFEQVRKLNDVMNEPVAIHGRGNFPTLEVRLRDLVNIVREKLETDIASGGAGMTVKDIRLNGGAASHVLASEAQPYNDLDLIFAVEFSSNRHFDRVKSAVLSSLLDLLPEGVVRRRITQCSLKEAYVGKMVKVNNDGDRWSLISLGNSPGHKNVELKFVDTMRRQFEFSVDSFQIVLDSLLLFYDCTEKPMITENFYPTVVGESVYGDFQEALYHLQKKLISTRQPEEIRGGGLLKYCNLLVRQYIPVDPQKIKTLERYMCSRFFIDFPDIEQQRIKLESYLRNHFWGEVEEHLQYQYLMHLYEVVEQSTVCLMGHERRQTLMLIESLAMQVYYRDQQQNQATIITAASAIPQHATTLQLQPLQTQLSQMSLQPQPHSPVQQTVIHHHHAQTSPQTQTLQLQHPQAQPPPGGQVQPQPQTISLAPQPAGLLYANGIYYAPVIPTTLCTCNTTWLTT from the coding sequence ATGGACGGCTACCATGTGCAGATTCAGGACGGCAGTAACGGAAGCTACAACCACCACAACGGCACCTACCAGAAGCACAGCCATCAACAGTCACATGTCCAGCAGCAGCACCATCAGATGCACCATAGCCACAACCATCAGCACCACCAGCACCAACACATtcatgcccatcagcatcacaACAGCACCGTCGGCTATACGACGCTAAGCTATGCCGGTTCGGATGCGGGCTTCGTGTCACCTCCTCCGTCACCACGTTCCAATAGTTCGCTAGTGTCCTGCTCCTCCTCTTCCTACTCGACAGCTTCATCCTCTTCCGTTTCGTCGTCATCGGCCGTTTCGTCGGCAGCGTCCACCTCTTCCGGGCTGTCGTCAGCGGGCTCGGAGAATGGATCGTCCTATGAGAATCTGGACAATTCGGCCCAACGATTAGCGGTGTTGTCGTTCGAGCAGGTGAGGAAGCTGAACGATGTGATGAACGAACCGGTCGCGATCCATGGCCGTGGAAACTTTCCAACGCTGGAGGTTCGCCTAAGGGATCTGGTGAATATTGTGCGTGAAAAGTTGGAAACCGATATCGCTTCCGGTGGAGCCGGAATGACAGTGAAAGACATTCGGCTAAATGGAGGCGCTGCTAGTCACGTGCTGGCTTCGGAAGCACAGCCATAcaatgatttggacttgatctTCGCTGTAGAGTTTAGCTCAAACAGACACTTCGACCGAGTAAAGTCGGCTGTGTTGTCTTCACTGTTGGATCTGCTGCCGGAAGGTGTGGTGAGGAGGAGGATAACGCAGTGCTCACTGAAGGAAGCGTATGTTGGCAAGATGGTGAAGGTTAACAACGACGGTGACCGTTGGAGTTTGATCTCGCTCGGCAACTCGCCAGGGCACAAGAACGTCGAGCTGAAGTTTGTCGATACGATGCGTCGACAGTTCGAATTCAGCGTCGATTCGTTCCAAATTGTGCTGGACTCGCTACTGCTGTTCTACGATTGCACCGAGAAGCCCATGATTACCGAAAATTTCTATCCGACCGTGGTTGGGGAGTCGGTTTACGGCGATTTCCAGGAAGCTTTGTACCACTTACAGAAGAAGCTGATATCGACGAGGCAACCGGAGGAGATTCGTGGCGGAGGATTGCTCAAGTATTGCAACTTACTCGTGAGGCAATATATTCCCGTTGATCCTCAAAAGATTAAGACTTTGGAACGTTATATGTGCTCAAGGTTCTTTATTGATTTTCCGGACATCGAACAGCAGAGGATCAAGCTGGAGAGCTATCTGCGGAACCATTTCTGGGGCGAGGTGGAGGAACATCTGCAGTACCAGTACCTGATGCATTTATACGAGGTCGTAGAACAGAGTACGGTCTGCCTGATGGGTCACGAGCGTCGGCAAACGTTAATGCTGATCGAGTCGCTGGCGATGCAAGTCTACTACCGTGACCAGCAGCAGAACCAGGCTACAATTATTACCGCTGCGAGTGCGATACCACAGCACGCCACCACTCTACAACTGCAACCACTTCAGACTCAGCTCTCCCAGATGAGCTTACAACCTCAGCCACACTCCCCAGTACAGCAGACTGTCATCCACCATCACCACGCGCAGACTTCTCCTCAGACGCAAACCCTGCAGCTGCAGCATCCGCAGGCGCAACCTCCGCCAGGGGGACAAGTTCAACCGCAACCACAGACTATCTCTCTTGCACCGCAGCCCGCTGGTCTCCTCTATGCCAATGGAATCTACTACGCTCCAGTCATCCCAACGACGCTCTGCACATGCAACACGACATGGCTAACGACGTGA